A stretch of the Glutamicibacter sp. JL.03c genome encodes the following:
- a CDS encoding S-(hydroxymethyl)mycothiol dehydrogenase: MPHKVKAVISRVKDAPVEVVDIIVPDPGPGEVVVDVLTTGVCHTDLHYKLGGIGDEYPYLLGHESTAVVSQIGKNVTNVKVGDRVILNWRAVCGQCRACAKGQPKYCFNTFNATQKMTLEDGTELSPALGIGSFAEKTLVHSGQCTIVDEDADPAAVGLLGCGVMAGIGAAINTGEVRRGESVAVIGCGGVGAAAVAGAQLAGATTIIAVDVNVDKLEGAKKFGATHTVDSSKVDAVEAIQELTGGFGADVVIDAVGRPETYKQAFYARDLAGRVVLVGVPTPEMKLELPLLDVFGRGGSLKSSWYGDCLPSHDFPMLVEQYKLGRLDLDSFVTERITIDQIEEAFSKMHEGTVLRSVVEL, from the coding sequence ATGCCTCATAAGGTCAAAGCCGTTATTTCCCGTGTCAAGGACGCACCCGTAGAGGTTGTCGACATCATCGTTCCGGACCCAGGTCCCGGAGAAGTAGTCGTCGACGTGCTCACCACCGGCGTCTGCCACACCGACCTGCACTACAAGCTCGGCGGTATCGGCGACGAGTACCCCTACCTGCTGGGCCACGAGTCCACCGCAGTGGTCAGCCAGATCGGCAAGAACGTCACCAACGTCAAGGTCGGCGACCGCGTCATCCTGAACTGGCGCGCAGTCTGCGGCCAGTGCCGCGCCTGCGCCAAAGGCCAGCCGAAGTACTGCTTCAACACCTTCAATGCCACCCAGAAGATGACCCTCGAAGATGGCACCGAGCTTTCCCCTGCTTTGGGCATTGGCTCCTTCGCCGAGAAGACCCTGGTCCATTCCGGCCAGTGCACCATCGTGGATGAGGACGCCGATCCAGCCGCCGTGGGTCTGCTCGGCTGTGGTGTCATGGCCGGCATCGGCGCTGCCATCAACACCGGCGAGGTCAGGCGCGGCGAGTCCGTCGCCGTGATCGGCTGCGGTGGCGTTGGCGCGGCTGCTGTCGCCGGCGCCCAGCTGGCCGGCGCAACCACCATCATCGCGGTGGACGTCAATGTGGACAAGCTGGAGGGCGCCAAGAAGTTCGGTGCCACCCACACCGTTGATTCTTCCAAGGTCGACGCCGTGGAAGCGATCCAGGAATTGACCGGCGGCTTCGGCGCCGACGTGGTGATCGACGCAGTAGGCCGCCCGGAAACCTACAAGCAGGCGTTCTACGCCCGCGACTTGGCTGGCCGCGTGGTGCTCGTGGGCGTGCCTACCCCGGAGATGAAGCTGGAACTGCCATTGCTCGATGTCTTTGGCCGTGGCGGCTCCCTGAAGAGCTCCTGGTACGGCGACTGCCTGCCAAGCCACGACTTCCCAATGCTGGTGGAGCAGTACAAGCTCGGCCGACTGGATCTGGATTCCTTCGTGACCGAACGCATCACCATCGACCAGATCGAGGAAGCATTCAGCAAGATGCACGAAGGAACCGTGTTGCGTTCGGTGGTGGAACTCTAA
- a CDS encoding MBL fold metallo-hydrolase has product MSARIENVITSGTFSLDGGTWDVDNNVWIIGDDSEVMVIDPAHDIKKIQEAVGEREVMAVLLTHGHDDHIRAAGEFSDIVDAPLFLNPEDRMLWEAVYPERDVDAEISDGDTFTIAGTTLTAMHTPGHSPGSTCFYAEDLGVLFSGDTLFNGGPGATGRSYSSFETIIESIRTKLLGLPEQTVVNTGHGDATTIGAEAPNLEEWIKRGH; this is encoded by the coding sequence ATGTCCGCACGCATCGAAAACGTCATCACTTCCGGAACCTTTTCCCTGGATGGCGGCACCTGGGACGTCGACAACAATGTCTGGATCATCGGTGATGATTCAGAGGTCATGGTCATCGACCCAGCTCACGACATCAAAAAGATCCAGGAAGCCGTCGGCGAACGCGAGGTGATGGCAGTTCTGCTCACGCACGGGCATGATGACCACATCCGCGCAGCTGGCGAATTCTCGGACATTGTCGATGCACCGCTGTTCCTCAACCCGGAGGATCGCATGCTCTGGGAAGCTGTTTATCCCGAGCGCGACGTGGACGCGGAAATCAGCGATGGGGACACCTTCACCATTGCTGGCACGACGCTCACCGCGATGCACACCCCTGGGCATTCGCCTGGCTCCACCTGCTTCTACGCAGAAGACCTGGGTGTGTTGTTCAGCGGAGACACGCTGTTTAACGGTGGACCTGGTGCTACCGGCCGCAGCTACTCGAGCTTCGAAACGATTATCGAATCAATCCGAACCAAGCTACTGGGCCTGCCGGAGCAGACCGTAGTCAACACCGGTCACGGTGATGCCACCACCATCGGCGCCGAGGCACCGAACCTGGAGGAATGGATCAAGCGCGGGCACTAA
- a CDS encoding SOS response-associated peptidase — translation MCGRYVMAKAIGDLVAEAEAEADANLELRQSWNVAPTTDVPIVLERLIDGQLHRQIHVARWGLVPGWAKELAVGVRAFNARSETASSKPTFRAAVKKRRAVVPVEGYYEWKKEGNKKRPFYVHREDGKLIFFAGLYEWWKDEDGSWILSTSIMTMDSPSAEEPGVLGELAELHDRLPIPLDSQMMGRWMNPDEEDGEGLIEQIRAQAFDVASEWTMHEVDTAVGNVRNNSPQLIDEHSNSLF, via the coding sequence ATGTGCGGACGGTATGTGATGGCCAAGGCGATCGGCGACCTGGTGGCCGAAGCTGAAGCCGAGGCAGACGCCAACTTGGAGCTGCGCCAGTCGTGGAACGTCGCCCCGACCACCGACGTGCCCATTGTGCTCGAGCGTCTCATCGACGGCCAGTTGCACCGCCAGATCCACGTGGCCCGCTGGGGCCTGGTGCCCGGGTGGGCAAAGGAACTCGCCGTGGGCGTGCGCGCCTTCAACGCGCGCAGCGAAACCGCCAGCAGCAAACCGACTTTCCGCGCCGCGGTGAAAAAGCGCCGCGCGGTGGTGCCGGTGGAAGGCTACTACGAATGGAAGAAGGAAGGAAACAAGAAAAGGCCCTTCTACGTGCACCGCGAAGACGGGAAGCTCATCTTCTTCGCCGGCCTCTATGAGTGGTGGAAGGACGAAGACGGCAGCTGGATCCTTTCGACTTCGATCATGACCATGGATTCCCCGTCGGCGGAGGAGCCCGGGGTGCTGGGGGAATTAGCCGAGCTGCATGATCGCCTGCCAATTCCGTTGGATTCTCAGATGATGGGCCGCTGGATGAATCCGGACGAGGAAGATGGCGAAGGGCTGATTGAGCAGATCCGTGCCCAGGCTTTTGACGTCGCCTCCGAATGGACAATGCATGAGGTTGATACCGCTGTGGGCAACGTGCGCAATAATTCGCCGCAGCTGATTGACGAGCACAGCAACTCGCTGTTCTAG
- a CDS encoding mycoredoxin, which produces MSNELNLDQYVPAAGGVTMFTTSWCGYCRNLKRLMDQKGVAYNEVNIEEVEGTAEIVESFNNGNQTVPTLIFPDGTAATNPRIEEVVERVGA; this is translated from the coding sequence ATGAGCAACGAATTGAACCTTGACCAGTATGTTCCTGCCGCCGGTGGCGTCACCATGTTCACCACCAGCTGGTGCGGTTACTGCCGAAACCTCAAGCGCCTCATGGACCAGAAGGGCGTGGCCTACAACGAGGTGAATATCGAGGAAGTCGAAGGAACTGCCGAGATCGTGGAGTCCTTCAACAATGGCAACCAGACGGTTCCAACCTTGATCTTCCCAGATGGCACTGCAGCCACCAATCCCCGGATCGAAGAAGTGGTCGAGCGCGTCGGAGCCTAG